Proteins encoded by one window of Ferroacidibacillus organovorans:
- the pknB gene encoding Stk1 family PASTA domain-containing Ser/Thr kinase, translating to MIGKILGDRYQIIERIGGGGMAIVYRGLDVLLHRPVSVKTLRPEFVGDAEFVRRFKREAQAAASLSHPNIVNIYDVGQDLDSHYIVMEYVEGKTLKQLIEERAPLPVDEAVGIARQICDALAHAHEHHIVHRDVKPHNILISTTGRVKVTDFGIARAISTNTITHYSSSVLGSVHYFSPEQARGATADVKSDVYSLGIVLYEMLTGQLPFSGETPISVALKHLQENFVEPRHLSPRIPQSIENIVLKALMKDPEQRYPSVRQMADDLERGLLLPDVPKFVSVAAASREHVMEMGDTALPFKAIESTPSSEEVDEKKPWWKKALMVLLWLILFGGLTLVAVLLALWLFSSVLRVNTIALPRVVGLSYTEARTTLLNKGFQATKILESFDTNSTSTVKIGQVESQSPAPGNIPANSDIHLVIKEGSAQITMPSLSGLLQSIAQSQLVDLGVPAGHITVLEQSSASVPINQVISTTPASGTAMNANTTQVTLVVSAGTQSAAVPDVVNKSLSAATAALKADGFTLGQVTTTSSFSVPQNEVISQTPAPGQQASAGSTVALVVSSGAPRGHPRQRIR from the coding sequence ATGATTGGCAAGATTTTGGGTGACCGCTATCAGATCATCGAACGCATTGGCGGCGGAGGCATGGCGATTGTCTATCGGGGTCTTGATGTTTTGCTGCACAGGCCGGTCTCTGTCAAGACGCTTCGTCCAGAGTTTGTCGGTGACGCGGAGTTTGTGAGGCGCTTTAAGCGCGAAGCGCAGGCTGCCGCCAGCCTTTCCCATCCGAACATTGTTAATATTTACGATGTCGGTCAGGATTTGGACTCGCACTACATCGTCATGGAATACGTCGAGGGCAAAACGCTCAAGCAGTTGATTGAGGAGCGAGCGCCGCTTCCAGTCGATGAGGCGGTTGGGATCGCGCGACAAATCTGTGATGCTCTGGCACATGCGCATGAACATCATATCGTTCATAGAGATGTTAAACCACATAATATTCTCATCAGCACGACAGGGCGCGTCAAGGTGACGGATTTTGGCATTGCCCGCGCCATTTCAACAAATACGATTACGCATTACAGTTCGTCTGTCCTCGGGTCTGTTCACTATTTTTCACCCGAACAGGCGCGCGGGGCAACAGCTGATGTAAAATCGGACGTCTATTCACTCGGAATTGTGCTGTATGAAATGCTCACGGGTCAATTGCCGTTTTCAGGTGAAACGCCAATCAGCGTTGCGCTGAAGCACCTCCAAGAGAATTTTGTTGAACCGCGCCATCTTTCTCCGCGCATCCCGCAGAGTATTGAGAACATCGTGCTAAAGGCGTTGATGAAAGATCCAGAACAGCGGTATCCTTCAGTGCGCCAGATGGCGGATGACCTGGAGCGCGGGCTTCTCTTGCCGGATGTGCCAAAGTTTGTATCTGTGGCCGCCGCCTCGAGGGAGCATGTGATGGAGATGGGCGACACCGCGCTTCCTTTCAAAGCGATTGAGAGCACTCCGTCTTCTGAAGAGGTGGATGAGAAGAAACCTTGGTGGAAAAAGGCATTGATGGTCCTCCTTTGGCTGATTCTCTTTGGCGGTCTCACCTTGGTTGCCGTGCTTCTTGCACTTTGGCTTTTTTCGAGCGTCCTGCGTGTGAATACGATCGCTCTTCCGCGCGTTGTCGGCCTTTCGTATACGGAAGCGCGAACCACGCTTTTGAATAAGGGGTTTCAGGCAACGAAGATCCTGGAAAGCTTTGATACAAATTCTACTTCGACCGTAAAAATCGGACAGGTGGAAAGCCAGAGTCCTGCGCCTGGCAACATCCCGGCGAATTCAGACATTCATCTCGTGATTAAAGAGGGCAGTGCGCAAATCACGATGCCCTCACTGAGCGGCTTGCTTCAAAGCATCGCTCAAAGCCAACTGGTCGATCTCGGCGTTCCTGCGGGGCACATCACCGTGCTTGAACAGTCAAGCGCCAGCGTGCCGATTAATCAGGTCATTTCAACGACCCCGGCATCGGGAACGGCGATGAATGCGAACACGACACAGGTGACGCTTGTCGTCAGCGCGGGAACCCAGTCTGCGGCGGTGCCTGATGTGGTAAACAAGTCGCTTAGCGCCGCCACGGCTGCGCTTAAAGCGGACGGGTTCACACTGGGGCAAGTAACGACGACCAGCTCGTTTTCTGTTCCTCAAAATGAAGTGATCAGTCAGACGCCGGCGCCGGGCCAGCAGGCTTCTGCGGGATCAACAGTCGCGCTGGTGGTAAGTTCGGGCGCGCCTCGGGGACATCCTCGTCAACGTATCCGGTAA
- the rsgA gene encoding ribosome small subunit-dependent GTPase A, which produces MRGKIVRAVSGFYYVQTDAGTTLQCRARGIFKKRGIKPLVGDQVDVEAQGTQEGVIVEIAPRVNKLERPSIANVDQVFVVLSLLEPELSLYQLDKMIAMVEEQNLPLLLVLTKAELPGAIEVFQRIEPIYRAMQYELIALSLRAGIGNDTLAARLKNKTTVLAGLSGVGKSTILRFAVPGADVAVGSISEKGLRGKHTTTFVELYQTEDGFIADSPGFSQYSFEALEPEQIQYLFRDIKAEADQCVFRGCLHETEDGCAVRRARDEGRLAATRYTSYRQVLHEVKDAKNRRY; this is translated from the coding sequence ATGAGGGGAAAAATTGTTCGTGCGGTATCCGGATTCTACTATGTTCAAACAGACGCCGGCACCACGCTACAATGTCGCGCGCGGGGGATTTTTAAAAAGCGGGGCATCAAACCACTTGTTGGTGATCAGGTGGATGTCGAGGCGCAGGGCACACAAGAAGGTGTGATTGTTGAGATCGCACCCCGCGTCAACAAGCTTGAGAGGCCATCCATCGCAAACGTCGACCAGGTTTTCGTGGTGCTTTCGCTCCTCGAACCGGAACTCTCTCTTTATCAACTTGATAAGATGATCGCGATGGTCGAAGAACAAAATCTTCCGCTACTTTTGGTTTTGACGAAGGCAGAACTCCCAGGCGCGATCGAAGTGTTTCAGCGAATTGAGCCGATCTATCGAGCGATGCAGTATGAGTTGATCGCGCTATCGCTGCGCGCGGGAATTGGCAATGACACGTTGGCCGCCCGTCTCAAGAACAAGACGACAGTCCTCGCTGGGCTTTCAGGCGTTGGCAAATCGACGATCCTGCGGTTTGCAGTGCCTGGCGCTGATGTGGCGGTCGGATCGATCAGCGAGAAGGGACTGCGGGGAAAACACACGACGACGTTTGTAGAGCTCTATCAGACGGAGGACGGCTTTATCGCGGATTCTCCGGGTTTTTCTCAATATTCGTTTGAGGCGCTTGAGCCAGAACAAATCCAGTACCTGTTCAGGGACATTAAGGCTGAGGCGGATCAATGTGTGTTTCGCGGCTGCCTCCATGAAACTGAAGACGGCTGCGCGGTGCGCCGCGCACGCGATGAGGGGCGCTTGGCAGCGACTCGCTACACGAGTTATCGGCAAGTCCTGCATGAAGTGAAGGATGCAAAAAACAGGAGGTATTAG
- the rpe gene encoding ribulose-phosphate 3-epimerase: MSTLVAPSILSADFANLGRDIMRLEEAQADWIHIDVMDGHFVPNLTFGPPVISAIRSCTALPFDVHLMIENPEREVAQYREAGADILTVHAEACRHLERTLTQIRQLGAKAGVALNPGTHESSIEYVGDVIDLVLLMTVNPGFGGQTFLPQVLRKIENVQKWLEKIGRTDVRIEVDGGITGETAKACVAAGASVLVAGSAIFRAPSFHAAVTDLRGF; the protein is encoded by the coding sequence GTGTCGACCCTTGTTGCACCATCCATTCTGTCCGCAGATTTTGCAAATCTAGGGCGCGATATCATGCGTCTGGAAGAGGCACAGGCGGATTGGATTCACATCGATGTGATGGATGGACATTTCGTTCCCAATCTGACGTTTGGTCCACCGGTGATTTCAGCCATTCGGTCGTGTACTGCACTTCCGTTTGATGTTCATCTTATGATTGAAAACCCCGAACGGGAAGTCGCTCAATACCGCGAGGCTGGCGCTGACATCCTTACAGTGCACGCGGAGGCGTGTCGGCATCTTGAGCGGACGCTGACGCAAATTCGGCAACTCGGGGCAAAAGCGGGTGTTGCGCTCAATCCGGGAACGCATGAGTCGAGTATCGAGTATGTGGGGGATGTGATTGATCTCGTGCTGCTCATGACGGTGAATCCCGGTTTTGGCGGACAGACATTTTTACCACAAGTCCTGCGTAAGATTGAGAATGTACAAAAGTGGTTAGAAAAGATCGGACGAACTGATGTGCGCATTGAGGTTGATGGCGGAATAACGGGAGAGACTGCGAAAGCGTGTGTTGCGGCTGGCGCGTCGGTGCTTGTCGCTGGTTCGGCAATCTTTCGAGCTCCCAGTTTTCATGCAGCTGTCACGGATTTGCGCGGTTTTTAA
- the spoVM gene encoding stage V sporulation protein SpoVM gives MRFYTIKLPRFLGGIVKALLGVKR, from the coding sequence ATGCGGTTTTATACGATTAAACTGCCGCGTTTTCTCGGAGGGATCGTCAAGGCATTGCTTGGCGTCAAACGATAA
- the rpmB gene encoding 50S ribosomal protein L28: MAKRCEVCGKGPQVGNAVSHSHILTKRRWLPNLQSVRVNTNGTVRRMRVCTRCLKGGKIQRAL, translated from the coding sequence ATGGCCAAAAGGTGCGAAGTTTGTGGCAAAGGCCCACAGGTGGGTAACGCAGTAAGCCACTCCCACATTCTCACAAAACGACGCTGGCTACCGAACCTCCAGTCCGTGCGTGTAAATACGAACGGTACCGTTCGTCGCATGCGCGTCTGCACACGCTGTCTTAAAGGCGGTAAGATTCAGCGCGCGCTCTGA
- a CDS encoding Asp23/Gls24 family envelope stress response protein produces MATTITSEFGKITIADDVIATAAGMAALDCYGLAGMAPRRAMRDGISTLLNRENPGRGVDVRSTGEGLTVDLSIVVSYGTRIPEVAANLREKVSYTLREIFGIETERINISVQGVKVLGDR; encoded by the coding sequence ATGGCGACTACGATAACGTCGGAGTTCGGCAAGATTACGATTGCGGATGATGTGATTGCGACAGCGGCGGGAATGGCGGCGCTTGACTGCTATGGTCTGGCGGGAATGGCCCCACGCAGGGCGATGCGGGATGGGATCTCGACGCTTCTCAACCGCGAGAATCCTGGGCGGGGCGTGGATGTTCGCTCGACAGGGGAAGGTCTTACGGTCGATTTGTCCATTGTCGTGAGTTATGGAACCAGAATTCCCGAAGTGGCCGCCAATCTGCGTGAAAAAGTCAGCTATACCCTGCGGGAAATCTTTGGCATTGAAACGGAACGCATCAACATCAGCGTCCAAGGCGTCAAAGTGCTCGGAGATCGATAA
- a CDS encoding DAK2 domain-containing protein yields the protein MLQQDYVDGALFLHLLKAGHDELEKRKDEVNALNVFPVPDGDTGTNMFLTLHTGLEHVLQCSDKDDLPKLAQALSSGLLMGARGNSGVILSQLFRGFQSVFLGRDRSDARQLAQALTQGVQIAYKAVSRPVEGTILTVARESALGADVASRKKDATLVHVMEAAVNRGEQALLHTPDLLPILRQAGVVDSGGQGLLYIYKGFLQALMSEPLLDRSWDDLGFRPAIVRRSEALQLPAIEESAHGEGEFGYCTEFLIRRSDAAQNVEEPLRDALLQLGDSLLVVQTDEWVKVHVHTLHPGAALEVGLSFGSLNGIKIDNMTDQHAKRAGAQMSVSIAQEGAGSPHRAKLALAAVVSGDGIEEIYRGIGIQAIIKGGFTMNPSTEELLTTIERISADQIILLPNHKNVLMAAEQACAVMSGRMHVVPALNMGSGLGAALAFDPERPLFENIERMTEAALRVRFAAITASVRDASYNGHAIGEGDYLALYEGEIAGSNPSRSSLYREVLTNLCEEGVEICTVFYADESLREEAFGEAEILLQAYPEVTFEVHRGGQPIYDYLIAAE from the coding sequence GTGCTGCAACAGGACTATGTGGACGGCGCGCTCTTTCTTCATCTTTTGAAGGCAGGGCACGATGAACTGGAAAAAAGAAAAGATGAAGTCAACGCGTTGAATGTTTTTCCCGTTCCAGACGGGGATACAGGAACAAACATGTTTCTCACCCTGCACACGGGGCTTGAACACGTACTTCAGTGCAGTGATAAAGATGATCTGCCAAAACTCGCGCAAGCGCTCTCATCGGGGCTTCTCATGGGTGCGCGCGGAAATTCCGGCGTCATTTTATCCCAGCTGTTTCGCGGGTTTCAGTCTGTGTTTTTGGGGCGCGACCGAAGTGATGCGCGGCAACTCGCGCAGGCGCTGACGCAAGGTGTACAGATTGCGTACAAAGCGGTGTCGCGGCCTGTGGAGGGGACCATTCTTACGGTTGCGCGCGAATCGGCGCTAGGAGCGGATGTGGCGAGCCGAAAAAAAGATGCGACGCTGGTTCACGTCATGGAGGCGGCTGTAAATCGCGGGGAGCAGGCGCTTCTTCACACTCCGGATCTGCTGCCAATTTTGCGTCAGGCAGGGGTAGTCGATTCTGGCGGGCAGGGTCTCCTCTACATCTACAAAGGTTTCTTGCAGGCGCTTATGAGCGAACCGTTACTGGATCGCTCGTGGGATGATCTTGGATTTCGTCCGGCGATTGTCCGACGTTCAGAGGCGTTGCAACTGCCCGCCATTGAAGAATCGGCGCATGGAGAAGGGGAATTCGGATACTGTACAGAATTTCTCATCCGACGCAGCGATGCGGCACAGAATGTGGAAGAGCCTTTGCGAGATGCCCTTTTGCAGTTGGGGGATTCTTTGCTTGTCGTGCAGACGGACGAGTGGGTTAAGGTGCACGTTCACACGCTTCACCCAGGCGCTGCGCTTGAGGTTGGTCTTTCGTTTGGTTCGCTTAACGGGATCAAAATTGACAACATGACAGACCAGCACGCAAAGCGCGCTGGTGCTCAGATGAGCGTGTCCATCGCGCAAGAAGGTGCAGGTTCGCCGCATCGCGCGAAGCTTGCGCTTGCCGCAGTCGTATCAGGTGATGGTATTGAAGAGATCTACCGCGGGATCGGGATTCAGGCGATCATAAAGGGCGGTTTTACGATGAACCCGTCGACTGAAGAATTGCTGACGACCATCGAGCGTATTTCAGCCGATCAGATCATTCTTTTGCCGAATCACAAAAATGTGCTGATGGCGGCAGAACAAGCGTGTGCAGTCATGTCCGGGAGGATGCATGTCGTACCTGCGCTAAATATGGGCAGTGGATTGGGAGCGGCGCTCGCCTTTGACCCAGAGAGACCGCTTTTTGAAAACATAGAACGCATGACAGAGGCGGCTTTGCGCGTGCGTTTTGCCGCGATCACCGCATCTGTTCGCGATGCGAGTTATAATGGGCACGCGATTGGGGAAGGCGATTATCTGGCGTTGTATGAAGGTGAAATTGCAGGGTCCAATCCTTCGCGCAGTTCGCTCTATCGAGAAGTGCTGACGAATTTGTGCGAGGAGGGCGTCGAAATTTGCACAGTTTTTTACGCGGACGAATCGCTGCGCGAGGAGGCGTTTGGCGAGGCTGAGATACTCTTGCAGGCGTATCCAGAGGTGACATTTGAAGTTCATCGCGGCGGGCAGCCGATTTACGATTATCTCATCGCGGCAGAGTGA
- a CDS encoding ATP-dependent DNA helicase RecG, translating into MNGSSWQSHPLTMIPGVGPARRAALHHLGIHCVADLLHYYPLRYDEDTKEHDFTAEAGTVIAVATVSGEARVRFARGKSLLSLPVVIHQTPMHALFFNQTYLRSQFSVGMTLRLHGRYDPARKTITVTRHERPSKHNALRSITPVYAVSSSISVTTLRQIMSAALRCVWEQLRDVLPGEIITHFRLPSYAEALRMIHFPDTFSDVHQARRRLIFEEFFRYQLHLQLLRDEIASERTTSLDADRFYEGSESFVRALPFQLTDGQRCAIEELSQELIGTSPMRRLLQGDVGSGKTAVAFALAAGLARAGCQTALMAPTAILAEQHYRDAVRMLHPLGVTVALKTSETSESTVSGNPSKRGECTEDLIIGTHTLASPALSYRHLRLAVIDEQHRFGVGIRRALREKGNGTSVLHLSATPIPRSLALTLYGDLAVTTLRERPKDRLPIKTQHVTTSDQTSVFRLLRIELAKGHQAYVVAPRIRPDDVDEEIKSAEKLYEEMVAELGVARVALVHGQMNDKERQHAMREFVAGRTQVLVATSMIEVGVSVLNATVMIVYGAERFGLATLHQLRGRVGRSTYPSYCILVADPAGNTAKARIEALLSSQDGFELAERDLTLRGPGELLGARQSGLPSFAIGDPLTDLRIMEVARDTAESALGDRSFWLLPSYQLLRESVLRELESKME; encoded by the coding sequence GTGAATGGATCATCTTGGCAGTCACACCCCTTAACGATGATTCCCGGGGTGGGTCCGGCGCGCCGCGCGGCACTTCACCATCTCGGCATCCATTGTGTGGCTGATCTTCTTCACTATTATCCTTTGCGCTATGACGAGGATACAAAAGAACATGATTTTACGGCAGAGGCCGGCACCGTGATTGCTGTGGCGACCGTGTCGGGGGAGGCACGCGTGCGCTTCGCCCGCGGGAAATCGCTGCTTTCTCTACCCGTTGTCATTCACCAAACGCCCATGCACGCCCTCTTTTTTAATCAAACGTATCTACGCAGTCAATTTTCCGTCGGGATGACACTTCGTTTGCACGGACGCTACGATCCAGCGCGCAAAACCATCACGGTTACACGTCATGAACGCCCATCTAAACACAATGCCTTGCGCTCCATCACACCTGTCTATGCGGTGTCGTCTTCCATCTCTGTCACGACACTAAGACAGATCATGAGCGCGGCGCTTCGCTGTGTTTGGGAGCAACTGCGCGATGTTCTCCCGGGAGAGATCATCACGCATTTTCGGCTGCCTTCTTATGCTGAGGCACTACGCATGATTCATTTTCCGGATACGTTTTCGGATGTTCATCAGGCTCGGCGGCGCCTCATTTTCGAAGAGTTTTTTCGCTATCAGCTCCACTTGCAGCTTTTGCGCGATGAGATCGCAAGCGAACGCACCACTTCACTTGACGCGGATCGTTTCTATGAAGGTAGTGAGTCTTTTGTTCGCGCCCTGCCGTTTCAGTTGACAGACGGACAACGCTGTGCGATTGAAGAGTTATCACAAGAACTCATTGGCACAAGCCCGATGCGTCGATTGTTGCAAGGCGATGTCGGGTCAGGAAAAACGGCGGTCGCCTTTGCGCTTGCGGCAGGTCTTGCACGCGCAGGTTGTCAAACGGCCCTGATGGCGCCGACTGCCATTCTCGCAGAGCAGCACTATCGCGACGCGGTGCGGATGCTTCATCCCCTTGGCGTTACCGTTGCGCTAAAGACATCAGAGACGTCCGAGTCGACTGTCAGCGGGAATCCATCGAAGCGCGGCGAATGCACGGAGGATTTGATCATCGGCACGCACACCCTCGCTTCTCCCGCTCTCTCCTATCGTCATCTGCGCCTTGCCGTAATCGATGAACAACATCGTTTTGGCGTTGGAATTCGCCGCGCACTTCGCGAGAAGGGAAATGGAACGAGTGTTCTTCATTTGTCGGCAACCCCCATACCGCGCAGCCTGGCCCTCACGCTCTACGGTGATCTGGCGGTCACGACACTGCGCGAGCGTCCCAAGGACCGCTTGCCGATCAAGACCCAGCATGTCACAACAAGCGACCAGACCTCTGTTTTTCGACTTCTTCGAATCGAATTGGCGAAAGGCCATCAGGCGTATGTCGTGGCGCCACGCATTCGTCCTGATGACGTAGATGAAGAGATCAAGAGCGCCGAGAAACTTTACGAGGAGATGGTCGCAGAGCTTGGCGTTGCGCGAGTCGCGCTCGTTCACGGCCAGATGAATGACAAGGAGCGGCAACATGCCATGCGAGAATTTGTGGCTGGACGCACCCAGGTTCTCGTCGCGACATCCATGATTGAAGTAGGGGTCAGCGTTTTGAACGCGACAGTCATGATTGTATACGGCGCTGAGCGCTTTGGTCTGGCCACACTCCATCAATTGCGCGGTCGCGTCGGCCGCTCCACCTACCCATCCTACTGTATACTCGTAGCAGATCCTGCCGGAAATACGGCGAAAGCGCGAATTGAAGCACTTCTTTCCTCGCAGGATGGATTTGAACTGGCGGAGCGCGATCTGACACTGCGCGGTCCAGGAGAATTGCTTGGCGCAAGGCAATCAGGGCTGCCTTCTTTTGCAATTGGCGATCCGTTGACTGATTTGCGCATTATGGAAGTTGCGCGCGACACCGCCGAATCGGCGCTTGGCGACCGCTCGTTTTGGTTGCTCCCAAGTTATCAGTTGCTTCGTGAGTCTGTGCTGCGCGAGTTGGAATCGAAAATGGAGTGA
- a CDS encoding alpha/beta-type small acid-soluble spore protein, protein MAAGQHSNSYVAKGVNRAMEQFKYEVAQELGIQTPADGYWGTMLTRDTGAIGGHMTRKLVALAEQQLAGKPF, encoded by the coding sequence ATGGCAGCAGGACAACATTCAAACTCGTATGTCGCAAAAGGTGTGAATCGCGCAATGGAGCAATTCAAATATGAAGTTGCGCAAGAATTGGGCATTCAAACGCCCGCCGATGGTTATTGGGGCACAATGCTGACACGCGATACGGGCGCAATTGGCGGTCATATGACACGCAAACTCGTCGCGCTCGCAGAGCAGCAGCTTGCAGGGAAACCGTTTTAG